The Mucilaginibacter yixingensis genome window below encodes:
- a CDS encoding two-component regulator propeller domain-containing protein codes for MLRPAKVIHGLLLCLLFWVPVYAQLKCKIVHYSAEDGLSHNRINCMLKDRDGFMWFGTWNGLNRFDGHNFIVYKSRPGDTSSLQNDRIQEMVEDKQGYLWLRPYDNRIYRFDKAKEQFLAIDIKKPGTNVAVSFSRIFLSHTGQIWLTTADNGIYLIPDPDAPHPHYIWFATTSAPAYRLPSNEMTYFYEDHDANVWLSTTAGVCCLRRNGQKVEVDATLHGPPGQTITAIAGTQYKTWMASATGDLFCLDKTTKLFTRVKAAKSSVNRIFEAQHNNNIYLTTQSGELVAVDRNTMQVSSFKSPRPGSLRAMYEDRRGLLWIAPENKGILKFDPAKRAFKYFEQVIDADYKNASHFFRLTEDKNGLLWVSMENGGFGYYNAEKDSVEYFYNKPGTSDKRFSNIVICAYADPSGILWFSPDDKGLDKVVVEPDNFRHQLVAPHSTIRWDNEIRGIGSDRLGRVWAASRSGSLFVYKSGIEQKITYNNLPADGLGVIYKIIQDTQGNMWLGTKGKGLYKAEPVDAGQTTYRLTHFEQDKNDPYSLNSNIIYDVFEDSAKRIWVATYENGLNLLVTRNGKPVFLNDANTFKNYPRSTFRKIRHLQEDRAGRLWIATTDGLLVTQPIPKALDQLRFTAYTRVPGNLESLGNNDVQYIYQAKSGRMWIATAGGGLNEAIGDDPSKSLKFKIFITASGLSNDYVLSCIEDQQSRLWLATENGLSCFTPSTGKFKNYDSVDGLPGSGFSEASVTLLANGWLAFGCINGFTYFNPVQLAAPKIAAKMVFTNLQVNNADIAAGDATHILQNNINETSSINLKYNQNIVGLDFATLDFRSNDRLEYAYRLRNFDDSWHINKGLRRVVYTNLPPGNYELEVKCVNTGLYTTEPYKSLSIHITPPWWKTWWAYLCYLIILIIAGEIARRIAFTMLRLRQRVAVEKKLADLKMNFFTNVSHELRTPLTLILNPIEEIFKKERLSNEASAHIQVVRKNARRMVYFINQLLDLRKVQSGKAVLHISQVDIKAFVKKISEYFNDAAAEKRINLQVIADDDLQRAWIDADKLDIVIYNLLSNAFKFSPPDKTITVRISGQPDGQLAIAVTDEGKGVPEDQLKDIFELYYEGQHTDSKHAKGTGIGLALCKEFVELHHGQIAAHNNALGGLTVTITLLQGSAHFDADKVIFADEPEFSEPRHELTADISTQLPAPAPDTSGDKPLVLLVEDHQELRSFLSFQLAEFYRVAVAVNGLDGLTKAKTLLPDLILSDVMMPEMDGITMLDKLKNDMQTSHIPVVILSAKFSIESQIEGLKYGADYYITKPFHNDFLMVAIDNLIKQRRQLFKQLVTGEKTQVDLSPSEITITTQDQQFLKKIIQVVEEGMTDPDFNIDNVADSMNMGRSTFYRKFKSLTGQPPVEFVREMRLKRAGQLMDAGEHNIAEIAYSVGFNNAKYFSTCFKDYYQLTPSDYLKKSQEARSTQL; via the coding sequence ATGTTAAGGCCTGCTAAAGTTATTCACGGTCTATTATTATGTCTATTGTTTTGGGTGCCGGTTTATGCGCAGCTCAAATGCAAGATTGTGCATTACTCTGCCGAAGACGGGCTTTCGCACAACCGTATCAACTGCATGCTCAAAGACCGCGATGGCTTTATGTGGTTTGGCACCTGGAACGGATTGAACAGGTTTGACGGACATAACTTCATTGTCTACAAATCAAGACCTGGCGACACCTCCAGCCTGCAGAACGACCGCATCCAGGAAATGGTGGAAGACAAACAGGGCTACCTGTGGCTACGGCCCTATGATAATCGCATCTACCGTTTTGATAAAGCCAAAGAACAGTTTCTGGCGATAGATATTAAAAAGCCGGGAACCAACGTTGCTGTTTCTTTTAGCAGGATTTTCCTCAGTCATACCGGGCAGATCTGGCTAACCACTGCCGACAACGGCATCTATCTTATCCCCGATCCTGACGCTCCTCATCCTCATTATATCTGGTTCGCTACAACTTCAGCGCCAGCCTATCGCTTGCCATCAAACGAGATGACCTATTTTTATGAGGACCACGATGCCAATGTTTGGCTGAGTACTACCGCCGGGGTATGCTGCCTGCGCAGAAACGGGCAAAAAGTTGAGGTGGACGCCACACTACACGGTCCGCCGGGACAAACTATAACTGCCATAGCAGGCACGCAATATAAAACCTGGATGGCATCGGCCACGGGCGATCTTTTTTGCCTTGATAAAACAACCAAGTTGTTTACCCGAGTAAAGGCAGCTAAATCATCTGTAAACCGGATTTTTGAAGCACAGCACAACAACAACATTTACCTGACAACTCAAAGCGGCGAACTGGTGGCTGTTGATCGCAACACCATGCAAGTGAGCAGTTTTAAAAGCCCCAGACCAGGCTCACTACGTGCCATGTATGAAGACCGGAGGGGCCTGCTGTGGATAGCACCCGAAAACAAAGGCATCTTAAAGTTCGATCCCGCAAAGCGTGCCTTTAAATATTTTGAGCAGGTTATTGATGCCGATTATAAAAATGCCTCCCACTTTTTCAGGCTAACCGAGGATAAAAACGGATTGCTGTGGGTGAGCATGGAAAACGGCGGCTTTGGCTATTACAACGCCGAAAAAGACAGCGTTGAATATTTTTACAACAAGCCGGGCACCAGCGACAAGCGTTTTTCAAACATTGTAATTTGTGCGTACGCAGACCCATCGGGCATCCTGTGGTTTAGTCCGGATGATAAGGGGTTGGATAAGGTGGTGGTAGAACCCGATAACTTTCGTCATCAACTGGTGGCGCCACATAGTACCATCCGGTGGGATAACGAGATCAGGGGCATTGGTAGCGATCGGCTCGGCCGGGTGTGGGCGGCGTCAAGATCGGGCAGTCTATTTGTCTATAAATCGGGCATTGAGCAAAAAATCACTTACAATAATTTACCGGCTGATGGTCTGGGAGTGATCTACAAAATTATTCAAGACACGCAGGGCAACATGTGGTTGGGCACCAAAGGCAAAGGTCTTTATAAAGCCGAACCGGTTGATGCCGGCCAAACCACGTATAGATTAACCCACTTTGAACAGGATAAAAATGATCCGTACAGCCTGAACAGTAATATCATTTATGATGTATTTGAAGACAGCGCCAAAAGGATTTGGGTAGCCACCTATGAGAATGGCCTGAACTTGTTGGTTACCCGTAACGGAAAGCCAGTTTTTTTGAATGATGCCAACACGTTTAAAAACTATCCAAGATCAACCTTTAGAAAAATACGGCACCTGCAGGAAGACCGCGCCGGGCGGCTATGGATTGCAACTACCGATGGCCTGCTGGTTACCCAGCCCATCCCTAAAGCATTAGATCAACTGCGGTTTACTGCCTACACCAGGGTGCCCGGTAATTTGGAGAGCCTGGGCAATAACGATGTGCAATACATTTACCAAGCCAAAAGCGGCCGCATGTGGATTGCCACCGCCGGCGGCGGATTGAATGAGGCCATTGGCGATGATCCATCAAAATCATTAAAATTCAAGATATTCATAACGGCCAGCGGCTTGTCTAACGATTATGTTTTGAGCTGTATTGAAGATCAGCAAAGTCGCCTGTGGCTGGCTACCGAAAATGGCCTGAGCTGCTTTACCCCATCCACCGGCAAGTTTAAAAACTATGACTCGGTTGACGGGCTTCCGGGTTCGGGTTTTTCCGAAGCTTCTGTTACCCTGCTGGCTAACGGGTGGTTGGCTTTTGGCTGCATTAACGGGTTTACTTATTTTAACCCTGTGCAGCTGGCGGCGCCAAAAATTGCTGCCAAAATGGTGTTTACCAACTTACAGGTAAACAATGCTGATATTGCCGCGGGCGATGCTACCCATATCCTTCAAAACAATATTAATGAAACCAGCAGCATCAACCTAAAGTATAACCAGAACATTGTTGGCCTTGATTTTGCCACGCTGGATTTCCGCTCTAATGACCGGCTGGAATATGCGTATCGCCTGCGCAATTTTGACGATAGCTGGCACATTAACAAAGGCCTGCGCCGGGTGGTTTACACCAACTTGCCACCGGGCAATTATGAGCTGGAGGTCAAATGCGTAAACACGGGTTTGTATACCACAGAGCCTTACAAAAGCTTGTCCATCCACATTACCCCACCCTGGTGGAAAACTTGGTGGGCTTATCTTTGCTACCTCATCATCCTGATCATAGCGGGCGAGATAGCACGCCGTATTGCCTTTACCATGTTGCGCCTGCGCCAACGGGTAGCTGTAGAGAAAAAACTGGCCGACCTGAAGATGAACTTCTTCACCAATGTTTCGCACGAGTTGCGCACCCCGTTGACGCTCATCCTCAACCCTATCGAGGAAATTTTTAAGAAAGAGCGATTATCTAACGAGGCATCGGCCCACATCCAGGTGGTGCGCAAAAATGCGCGGCGCATGGTTTACTTTATTAACCAGCTGCTTGACCTGCGCAAGGTACAGAGCGGCAAGGCCGTGCTGCATATCTCGCAAGTGGATATCAAGGCCTTTGTAAAAAAGATAAGCGAATATTTTAATGATGCCGCCGCCGAGAAACGCATCAACCTGCAAGTCATTGCTGATGACGACCTGCAGCGCGCCTGGATAGATGCCGATAAGCTGGATATAGTGATCTACAACCTGCTGTCTAACGCGTTTAAGTTTAGTCCGCCGGATAAAACCATTACCGTTCGCATCAGCGGGCAACCCGATGGACAGTTAGCTATTGCCGTTACAGATGAAGGCAAAGGCGTTCCGGAAGATCAGCTGAAGGATATTTTTGAACTATATTATGAAGGTCAGCATACCGATAGCAAGCACGCCAAAGGCACAGGTATTGGCCTGGCGTTGTGTAAAGAGTTTGTAGAACTGCATCATGGACAAATTGCCGCACACAACAACGCCCTTGGTGGATTGACCGTCACCATCACCTTATTACAGGGCAGCGCCCATTTTGATGCAGACAAAGTAATTTTTGCCGATGAACCTGAGTTTTCAGAGCCCCGCCATGAGTTGACTGCCGATATCAGTACGCAACTGCCTGCTCCGGCGCCAGACACCTCAGGCGATAAGCCATTGGTGCTGCTGGTAGAAGACCATCAGGAATTACGCTCATTCCTGAGTTTTCAATTGGCCGAGTTTTACCGGGTGGCAGTAGCCGTTAACGGTCTTGATGGGTTGACCAAAGCCAAAACGCTTTTACCCGACCTGATCCTAAGCGACGTGATGATGCCCGAGATGGACGGCATTACCATGCTGGATAAGTTGAAGAACGATATGCAGACCAGCCACATCCCGGTGGTTATTCTATCGGCCAAGTTTTCTATAGAAAGCCAGATTGAGGGTTTGAAATACGGGGCCGATTATTACATCACCAAGCCTTTCCATAACGATTTTTTGATGGTGGCTATTGATAACCTGATCAAACAGCGCAGGCAGCTATTTAAACAGTTGGTTACCGGCGAAAAGACGCAGGTTGATTTGTCGCCCAGCGAGATTACCATTACCACGCAGGATCAGCAGTTTCTTAAAAAGATCATCCAGGTGGTAGAGGAAGGCATGACCGACCCTGACTTTAACATTGATAACGTGGCCGATTCCATGAACATGGGTCGCTCCACCTTCTACCGCAAATTTAAAAGCCTGACCGGCCAGCCGCCGGTAGAGTTTGTGCGCGAAATGCGACTGAAACGCGCCGGCCAACTCATGGATGCCGGCGAACATAACATTGCCGAAATTGCCTATTCGGTAGGTTTTAACAACGCAAAATACTTCAGCACCTGCTTTAAAGATTACTACCAGCTTACGCCTTCAGATTACCTCAAAAAAAGTCAGGAAGCGCGCTCTACGCAGCTGTAG